From Saccharothrix espanaensis DSM 44229, the proteins below share one genomic window:
- a CDS encoding CoA-acylating methylmalonate-semialdehyde dehydrogenase, with the protein MSEPHHLHHWINGRPHAGTGERRGPVFDPALGVRTGTVPLAGRADVDTAVAAARDAFPGWSATSAAKRQQVVFRFRELLAARAGELAAIITAEHGKVLADAAGEIARGLEVVELATAFPLLLKGEHSANVSTGVDVHTIVEPLGVVAVISPFNFPAMVPLWFVPVAVAAGNAVVLKPSEKDPSAANWLAGLFTEAGLPDGVLNVLHGDKEAVDGLLEHADVQAVSFVGSTPIARYIYETAARHGKRVQALGGAKNHMLVLADADLDVAADAAVNAGFGSAGERCMAISVVVVAEPVADELVERITARIRTLRVGDGRRSCDLGPLITAEHRDRVARYVAGAADEGAVVVVDGRDVPVDGAAEGFWLGPTLLDRVPTTARVYRDEIFGPVLCVVRVPGLAEGLALVNASEYGNGTAIFTRDGGAARRFQRAAQVGMIGVNVPIPVPVAYHSFGGFKASLFGDAKAYGAAGFRFFTREKAVTSRWPDPGHGGLDLGFPRN; encoded by the coding sequence ATGTCCGAGCCGCACCACCTGCACCACTGGATCAACGGCAGGCCGCACGCCGGCACGGGCGAGCGGCGCGGGCCGGTGTTCGACCCCGCGCTGGGCGTGCGGACCGGGACCGTCCCGCTGGCCGGGCGCGCCGACGTGGACACCGCCGTCGCGGCGGCGCGTGACGCCTTCCCGGGCTGGAGCGCCACCTCCGCCGCCAAGCGGCAGCAGGTGGTGTTCCGGTTCCGGGAGCTGCTCGCCGCGCGGGCCGGTGAGCTGGCCGCGATCATCACCGCCGAGCACGGCAAGGTGCTCGCCGACGCGGCCGGCGAGATCGCCCGCGGCCTGGAGGTGGTCGAGCTGGCGACCGCGTTCCCGTTGCTGCTCAAGGGAGAGCACTCGGCGAACGTGTCCACCGGCGTCGACGTGCACACGATCGTCGAGCCGCTGGGCGTGGTCGCGGTGATCAGCCCGTTCAACTTCCCGGCGATGGTGCCGCTGTGGTTCGTGCCGGTCGCCGTCGCCGCCGGCAACGCGGTCGTGCTCAAGCCGAGCGAGAAGGACCCGTCCGCCGCGAACTGGCTGGCCGGGCTGTTCACCGAGGCGGGCCTGCCCGACGGCGTGCTCAACGTGCTGCACGGCGACAAGGAGGCCGTCGACGGGCTGCTGGAGCACGCCGACGTGCAGGCGGTGTCCTTCGTGGGGTCGACGCCGATCGCCCGCTACATCTACGAGACCGCCGCGCGGCACGGCAAGCGCGTGCAGGCGTTGGGCGGCGCGAAGAACCACATGCTCGTGCTGGCCGACGCCGACCTGGACGTGGCCGCCGACGCGGCGGTCAACGCCGGGTTCGGGTCGGCGGGGGAGCGCTGCATGGCGATCTCCGTGGTGGTCGTGGCGGAGCCGGTGGCCGACGAGCTGGTGGAGCGGATCACCGCGCGGATCCGGACGTTGCGGGTCGGCGACGGGCGGCGGTCGTGCGACCTGGGGCCGTTGATCACCGCCGAGCACCGGGACCGGGTGGCGCGGTACGTCGCGGGCGCGGCCGACGAGGGCGCGGTGGTGGTCGTGGACGGGCGGGACGTGCCGGTGGACGGCGCGGCGGAGGGGTTCTGGCTCGGGCCGACCCTGCTGGACCGGGTGCCGACGACCGCGCGGGTGTACCGCGACGAGATCTTCGGGCCGGTGCTGTGCGTGGTGCGGGTGCCCGGTCTCGCGGAGGGCCTGGCCCTGGTCAACGCGAGCGAGTACGGCAACGGCACCGCGATCTTCACCCGGGACGGCGGCGCGGCCCGCCGGTTCCAGCGGGCCGCGCAGGTCGGCATGATCGGCGTCAACGTGCCCATCCCGGTCCCGGTGGCCTACCACTCGTTCGGCGGGTTCAAGGCGTCGCTGTTCGGCGACGCCAAGGCCTACGGCGCGGCCGGCTTCCGGTTCTTCACCCGGGAGAAGGCGGTCACCAGCCGCTGGCCCGACCCCGGCCACGGCGGGCTCGACCTCGGCTTCCCGCGGAACTGA
- a CDS encoding ABC transporter substrate-binding protein → MRRILVVAVLVLAGCSGGQRAAEPEHVVRPTPPAALGGGSGTVEGPGVTDTRITVGMITTRTGSGGGAFERAVDSMDAFAAHLNAQGGLLGRELVVLHADDASDCATYGRLLSSLRTEVFAMVGTWSNQDGCGQEVLDADPDFVSVHGNLLTPTLYRLPNAVSAITLPPGLPTGGYEWVEQRHPDAVTRAAALYSTHIPTNGLAVHATAESVGYRFAYSRGIGPGETGFAEDVAKMADAGVRVVDLSGTGPDVVARFQRESARQGFRPDAVIAPTAYSPGFLAEVGDDAGNLVAPLPYAMFLGEDRADNPALDTYLTWLERTSPGAVPDLYGLGSWSAGVLFAEAVRAAGPAVTRARLLTALTTLGPTTANGMNAPSEAGRHDPPTCLAVVGVRDRRFVRLDPVGGGYRCLGSYRHI, encoded by the coding sequence GTGCGGCGGATCCTGGTGGTGGCGGTGCTCGTGCTCGCCGGGTGCTCCGGCGGGCAGCGGGCGGCCGAGCCGGAGCACGTGGTGCGGCCGACGCCGCCGGCCGCGCTGGGCGGCGGCAGCGGGACGGTCGAGGGGCCGGGCGTGACCGACACCCGGATCACCGTCGGCATGATCACCACCCGGACCGGGTCGGGCGGCGGCGCGTTCGAGCGGGCCGTGGACTCGATGGACGCGTTCGCCGCCCACCTCAACGCGCAGGGCGGGCTGCTCGGGCGTGAGCTGGTGGTGCTGCACGCCGACGACGCGTCGGACTGCGCCACCTACGGCCGGCTGCTGTCGTCCCTGCGGACCGAGGTGTTCGCGATGGTCGGCACCTGGTCGAACCAGGACGGCTGCGGGCAGGAGGTGCTCGACGCCGACCCGGACTTCGTGTCGGTGCACGGGAACCTGCTCACCCCGACGCTGTACCGGCTGCCCAACGCGGTCTCCGCGATCACCCTGCCGCCGGGCCTGCCCACCGGCGGGTACGAGTGGGTCGAGCAGCGGCACCCGGACGCGGTCACCCGCGCCGCCGCGCTCTACTCCACGCACATCCCCACCAACGGCCTGGCGGTGCACGCGACGGCCGAGTCCGTGGGCTACCGGTTCGCGTACTCGCGCGGCATCGGGCCCGGCGAGACCGGCTTCGCCGAGGACGTCGCGAAGATGGCGGACGCCGGGGTCCGGGTGGTCGACCTGTCCGGGACCGGCCCGGACGTCGTCGCGCGGTTCCAGCGGGAGTCCGCGCGGCAGGGCTTCCGGCCGGACGCGGTGATCGCGCCCACCGCGTACTCGCCGGGGTTCCTGGCCGAGGTCGGCGACGACGCCGGGAACCTGGTCGCGCCGCTGCCGTACGCGATGTTCCTGGGCGAGGACCGGGCCGACAACCCGGCGCTGGACACCTACCTGACGTGGCTGGAGCGCACGAGCCCCGGCGCCGTGCCCGACCTGTACGGGCTGGGCAGCTGGTCGGCGGGCGTGCTGTTCGCGGAGGCGGTGCGGGCCGCCGGGCCGGCGGTGACCCGGGCCCGGCTGCTCACCGCGCTGACCACCCTCGGGCCCACCACGGCCAACGGGATGAACGCGCCGTCCGAGGCCGGGCGGCACGACCCGCCGACCTGCCTGGCCGTCGTCGGCGTGCGGGACCGCCGGTTCGTGCGGCTGGACCCGGTCGGCGGCGGTTACCGGTGCCTCGGCTCGTACCGGCACATCTAG